A part of Gracilimonas sediminicola genomic DNA contains:
- a CDS encoding DUF547 domain-containing protein, whose product MKNILFSVLLMAGVLASVDGQAQDEISADSLNLDAMTYAELSEQMIENLRQGKSTKAIQEKLANVSEKELKESLDSEGERKAFWLNVYNAYVQIILTEDPELFEDRDSVFGYNFFSSPQITIAGKDVSFDDIEHGIIRRSKVKISGGYASNPFPGGYEKKFRWDEVDPRIHFALNCGAAACPYIAAYDPDRVNEQLDITTKQYLEKTTDYYPEENRVVVNKLMSWFRADFGGKSGAVQMLKDYEIVPQDADPSVEFKEYDWTLELGNYKDI is encoded by the coding sequence ACTTTTTAGTGTTTTATTAATGGCCGGAGTCCTGGCCTCAGTTGATGGTCAGGCGCAGGATGAAATATCGGCAGACTCCTTAAACCTGGATGCAATGACTTACGCCGAACTTTCCGAGCAAATGATTGAGAATCTCAGACAGGGCAAATCAACAAAAGCGATTCAGGAAAAACTAGCGAATGTATCCGAAAAAGAGTTAAAGGAAAGCCTGGATTCGGAAGGAGAACGGAAGGCATTTTGGCTGAATGTATATAACGCCTACGTGCAAATTATTTTGACTGAAGATCCGGAGTTGTTTGAGGACCGGGATTCGGTATTTGGTTATAACTTTTTCTCATCCCCCCAAATAACCATTGCCGGAAAGGATGTAAGCTTTGATGATATTGAGCATGGCATTATCAGAAGATCCAAAGTTAAAATTTCCGGTGGGTATGCCAGCAATCCATTTCCCGGTGGATATGAAAAGAAATTTCGATGGGATGAAGTTGACCCCCGCATTCACTTTGCACTCAATTGTGGAGCTGCAGCCTGTCCTTATATCGCCGCCTACGATCCGGACCGGGTGAACGAGCAGCTGGACATCACCACGAAACAATACCTGGAAAAAACAACGGACTATTATCCGGAAGAAAACAGGGTAGTCGTAAATAAGCTTATGAGCTGGTTCCGTGCTGACTTTGGTGGAAAAAGCGGAGCTGTACAAATGCTTAAAGATTATGAAATCGTCCCTCAGGATGCCGACCCTTCCGTTGAATTTAAAGAATACGATTGGACGCTGGAACTGGGTAATTATAAAGATATCTGA